Proteins from a genomic interval of Tenacibaculum sp. SZ-18:
- a CDS encoding glycosyltransferase produces MSEAKTICFFNSTKTWGGGEKWHFEMSSFLHSQGEKVLVIVSPNSELSKKLKLKGIPIEEISVSNFSYVNVSKVNKVVRFYNKHHVKTVVMNSSEDMKLGGLAARKAGINRIIYRRGSAIPIKNSFINRYFFQNVLTEVLANSEATKKTINAKNSALFPIEKITVIPNAIDIASFDNLQFRNLYKRENSEIVLGNLGRMVYQKNQTFLIEVAKELKKRNLNFKMLIGGDGKLEKELKDKVAQEKLDSEIKFLGFINNPKSFMSSLDVFLLPSRWEGFGYVLAEAMLCEKPCIAFEISSNFQIVENNNNGFLVPFENLKAFCDKIEWYLNHRDQIDGMGKNGREKIENEFNSTLIQNKVKEFLQS; encoded by the coding sequence ATGAGCGAAGCTAAGACTATTTGTTTTTTTAATTCAACCAAAACCTGGGGAGGAGGAGAGAAGTGGCATTTTGAGATGTCATCTTTTTTACATTCTCAAGGTGAAAAAGTTTTAGTAATAGTTTCTCCTAACAGCGAATTAAGTAAAAAATTAAAATTAAAAGGTATTCCTATCGAAGAAATTAGCGTTTCAAATTTTAGCTACGTAAATGTTTCGAAGGTGAATAAAGTTGTTAGATTTTATAATAAGCATCATGTTAAAACTGTAGTCATGAATTCTTCTGAAGATATGAAATTAGGAGGATTAGCGGCTCGAAAGGCTGGGATAAATCGTATTATTTACCGAAGAGGAAGTGCAATACCAATTAAGAATTCTTTTATAAACCGTTATTTTTTTCAAAATGTTTTAACTGAAGTATTAGCTAATTCTGAAGCTACTAAAAAAACAATTAATGCTAAAAATTCAGCCTTATTTCCAATAGAAAAAATTACGGTTATTCCGAATGCTATTGATATAGCAAGCTTTGATAATTTACAATTCAGAAATCTATACAAGAGAGAAAATTCAGAAATTGTTTTAGGTAATCTAGGAAGAATGGTTTATCAAAAGAATCAAACTTTTTTAATAGAAGTTGCTAAAGAATTGAAAAAAAGAAATCTGAATTTCAAAATGTTAATTGGAGGTGACGGAAAGTTAGAGAAAGAATTAAAAGATAAAGTAGCTCAAGAAAAATTAGATAGTGAAATTAAATTTTTAGGTTTTATAAATAACCCTAAAAGTTTCATGAGTAGTTTAGATGTTTTCTTATTGCCGTCGCGATGGGAGGGATTTGGATATGTACTGGCAGAAGCAATGTTATGTGAAAAGCCTTGCATAGCTTTCGAAATCAGTAGTAATTTTCAAATAGTTGAAAACAACAATAATGGGTTCTTAGTTCCATTTGAAAATCTTAAGGCTTTTTGTGATAAAATTGAATGGTATTTAAATCACAGAGACCAAATAGATGGAATGGGGAAGAACGGAAGAGAGAAAATAGAAAATGAATTCAATAGTACTTTAATTCAGAATAAAGTTAAAGAGTTCTTACAGTCCTAA
- a CDS encoding ABC transporter ATP-binding protein, translating into MEYFQKILKYANPYKRFAFLNIFFNILYAVFSALSFIVIMPLLKVLFGDEKRTEAIKKPVYEGFTQINSYVNQSLSYYTDQLVQKDASNALFLVIGLIVITFILKNIFSYLAFYYITFLKNGVLKDLRNDLYDKTISLPVSYFSEKKKGDIMARIGNDVIEVHYSFLSILELIFRDPLMILISVGMMLVFSVKLTIFIFVFIPVAGFIINIIGKNLKKTSDKVQGEQGIFLSILDETLQGLKVIKGFTAESIFNKKFQNSTSRFEKLMNKLMIKTQLAGPVSEILGVTVFCVIIWYGGQIVLIDKTIEGETLLSFLGLAYNIITPAKSISKASFTIKKGNAAADRILQILETEDELEDLPSAQNKLTFDSDIEFKNIWFKYQDDYVLEDFSLKIPKGESVALVGQSGSGKSTLANLITRFYDVTKGEILIDGVNIKNLTKKSLLNLMGIVTQDSILFNDSIKENIKIGDQNASDEEIHKAAEIANAYEFIKDQPEQFDTNIGDSGNKLSGGQKQRLSIARAVLKNPPIMILDEATSALDTESEKLVQSALENMMQNRTSMVIAHRLSTIQNADNIVVLHKGKIVEQGKHDELLTKKGEYYKLVTMQNIDS; encoded by the coding sequence ATGGAATACTTCCAAAAAATTTTAAAATACGCGAATCCCTATAAAAGATTCGCGTTTTTAAACATCTTTTTTAACATATTATATGCTGTTTTCTCAGCACTTTCATTCATTGTTATTATGCCTTTGTTAAAAGTGCTATTTGGTGATGAAAAAAGGACAGAAGCTATTAAAAAACCAGTTTATGAAGGTTTTACTCAAATTAACAGCTACGTAAATCAAAGTTTAAGTTATTATACAGATCAGTTAGTTCAAAAAGATGCATCTAACGCCCTTTTCTTAGTAATTGGATTAATCGTAATAACATTCATTTTAAAAAATATATTTAGCTATCTAGCCTTTTATTACATCACTTTCTTAAAAAATGGTGTATTGAAAGATTTACGTAACGATTTGTACGATAAAACTATATCTCTACCAGTATCTTACTTTTCTGAAAAGAAAAAAGGTGATATAATGGCTCGAATTGGAAATGATGTAATCGAAGTTCATTACTCATTTTTATCAATCTTAGAGTTAATTTTCAGAGACCCTTTAATGATTTTAATTTCAGTAGGAATGATGTTAGTTTTTAGTGTTAAACTAACAATTTTCATTTTCGTATTTATTCCTGTTGCAGGTTTTATTATAAACATTATAGGAAAAAACTTAAAGAAAACATCTGATAAAGTTCAAGGTGAGCAAGGTATATTCTTGTCTATATTAGACGAAACACTACAAGGCTTAAAGGTTATTAAAGGATTCACAGCTGAGAGTATCTTCAATAAAAAATTCCAAAACTCTACGAGTCGTTTTGAAAAATTAATGAACAAACTAATGATTAAAACACAATTGGCCGGACCTGTCAGTGAAATTTTAGGTGTTACTGTATTTTGTGTTATAATATGGTATGGAGGACAAATTGTATTAATTGACAAAACAATAGAAGGAGAAACATTATTGAGTTTCCTTGGTTTAGCATATAATATAATTACTCCAGCAAAATCAATTTCTAAAGCAAGTTTCACTATTAAGAAAGGTAATGCTGCAGCTGATAGAATTCTTCAAATTTTAGAAACCGAAGATGAGTTAGAAGATCTACCAAGCGCTCAAAATAAATTGACCTTTGATAGTGATATTGAATTTAAAAATATTTGGTTTAAATATCAGGATGATTATGTATTAGAAGACTTTTCTTTAAAAATTCCAAAAGGAGAATCTGTTGCTTTGGTAGGACAATCTGGAAGTGGAAAATCTACTTTAGCGAATCTAATTACCCGTTTTTATGATGTTACTAAAGGTGAAATTCTAATTGATGGAGTTAATATTAAAAACCTGACAAAGAAATCGTTATTAAACTTAATGGGAATTGTTACACAAGACTCAATTTTATTTAATGATTCTATTAAAGAAAATATCAAAATTGGTGATCAAAACGCAAGTGATGAAGAAATTCATAAGGCTGCTGAAATCGCCAATGCCTATGAATTCATCAAAGATCAACCTGAGCAATTCGATACTAACATTGGTGATAGTGGAAATAAATTATCTGGTGGACAGAAACAGCGTTTATCTATTGCGAGAGCTGTATTGAAAAATCCACCAATTATGATTTTAGATGAAGCTACTTCTGCCCTAGACACTGAATCAGAAAAACTCGTACAATCTGCTTTAGAAAACATGATGCAAAATCGTACTTCTATGGTTATTGCACATCGTTTATCTACCATTCAAAATGCTGATAATATTGTGGTTTTACACAAGGGAAAGATTGTTGAACAAGGGAAACACGATGAGCTACTAACAAAAAAAGGAGAATATTACAAGTTAGTTACTATGCAAAATATTGATTCTTAA
- a CDS encoding L-threonylcarbamoyladenylate synthase, translating into MIEETLEHLVNGNTILYPTDTVWGLGCDATNSEAVKKIYKIKNREESKSLIVLVNSLKMLQEYVNVPAQAIEVLNKAVKPTTIIYRNPKGIAANIINKEDNTIAIRVVQNEFCEKLIEKFNKPIVSTSANLSGNPTPKSFIDVEQVILDSVDYIVNLQQNKVSKRSSTILKIEGEEIIVIRE; encoded by the coding sequence ATGATTGAAGAAACACTAGAACATTTAGTAAACGGTAATACAATTTTATATCCAACAGATACTGTATGGGGATTAGGATGTGATGCAACGAATAGTGAGGCTGTTAAAAAGATTTATAAAATTAAAAATAGAGAAGAAAGCAAAAGCTTAATCGTATTGGTTAATTCTTTAAAAATGCTTCAGGAGTACGTAAATGTTCCAGCTCAAGCTATAGAAGTTTTAAATAAAGCAGTAAAACCAACAACCATTATCTACAGAAATCCTAAAGGTATCGCAGCTAATATTATTAATAAAGAAGATAATACTATAGCTATTCGTGTAGTTCAAAATGAATTTTGTGAAAAATTGATTGAGAAATTTAATAAACCGATTGTTTCAACTTCTGCGAATTTGAGTGGAAACCCAACACCCAAGTCTTTTATAGATGTGGAACAAGTAATTTTGGATAGCGTAGATTATATAGTAAATTTGCAGCAAAACAAAGTTTCAAAAAGGTCGTCAACCATATTAAAAATTGAAGGAGAAGAAATTATAGTGATCCGAGAATAG
- a CDS encoding 2,3,4,5-tetrahydropyridine-2,6-dicarboxylate N-succinyltransferase: protein MTEIRSIIEKAWDNRDLLKEEETIATIRKVVDLLDLGELRVAEPTAAGWQVNEWVKKAVVLYFPIQKMETLEAGIFEYHDKIPLKRNYKEKEIRIVPNAVARHGAYISAGTILMPSYVNIGAYVDKGTMVDTWATVGSCAQIGKNVHLSGGVGIGGVLEPLQAAPVIIEDNAFIGSRCIVVEGVKVESEAVLGANVVLTASTKIIDVTGDEPVEMKGIVPARSVVIPGSYTKKFAAGEYNVPCALIIGKRKESTNKKTSLNDALREYDVAV from the coding sequence ATGACAGAAATTCGTTCAATTATAGAAAAAGCTTGGGATAACCGAGACTTGTTAAAAGAAGAAGAAACTATTGCTACTATAAGAAAAGTTGTGGATTTATTAGATTTAGGAGAATTACGAGTAGCAGAACCAACAGCTGCCGGATGGCAAGTAAATGAATGGGTGAAGAAAGCAGTTGTTTTATATTTTCCAATTCAAAAAATGGAAACTTTAGAAGCTGGAATTTTTGAATATCATGACAAAATTCCATTAAAGAGAAACTATAAAGAAAAAGAGATTAGAATAGTACCAAATGCTGTTGCTCGTCATGGGGCATATATTTCAGCTGGAACTATTTTAATGCCAAGTTATGTAAATATTGGTGCCTACGTTGATAAAGGAACGATGGTTGACACATGGGCTACAGTAGGTTCTTGTGCACAAATTGGAAAAAATGTTCACTTGTCAGGTGGAGTAGGAATTGGTGGAGTTTTAGAGCCTTTACAAGCAGCTCCAGTAATTATAGAAGACAATGCTTTTATCGGTTCTCGTTGCATTGTAGTTGAAGGTGTAAAAGTAGAAAGTGAAGCTGTTCTAGGAGCAAATGTTGTTTTAACAGCATCAACAAAAATTATTGACGTTACTGGTGATGAACCTGTAGAAATGAAAGGTATAGTACCAGCACGTTCTGTTGTAATTCCAGGAAGTTATACAAAGAAATTCGCTGCAGGAGAATACAACGTTCCATGTGCTTTAATTATCGGAAAACGTAAAGAAAGTACAAATAAGAAAACTTCTTTAAACGACGCTCTTAGAGAATATGATGTAGCCGTTTAA
- a CDS encoding glycosyltransferase family 4 protein: MKIGFDGKRAFHNATGLGNYSRDLLKILATHFSDNEYLVYNTKPKKIDRLSGFKNVMEKLPESNFWKKFSSIWRQGPILKQLKKDQIRLYHGLSGEMPRGIEKTEISTVVTIHDLIFVRYPKLYSFFDRKIHFNKFKYAAEKADKVIAISEQTKNDIIKFLKVEASKIQVIYQGCHSVFKEKVSDDFKTRVKEKLNLPENFILNVGTIEERKNLLSILKAIKDLNTELVVVGRKTEYYKTIENYINENKLNNRVHFLEGVTLKELAAIYQIGNIFIYPSIFEGFGIPIIEALYSKTPVITTKGGVFPETGGPNSCYVNPNDSEELSKAIEDILNDKSLQNEMADKGYTFVQKFNDDVIANNVMKLYRSILDERS; this comes from the coding sequence ATGAAAATAGGTTTTGATGGAAAAAGAGCATTTCATAATGCCACAGGACTTGGGAATTACAGTAGAGATTTACTGAAAATTCTTGCTACTCATTTTTCTGATAACGAATACTTAGTTTACAATACAAAACCTAAGAAAATTGATAGATTAAGTGGTTTTAAAAATGTAATGGAGAAACTTCCAGAATCAAATTTTTGGAAGAAATTTTCATCAATTTGGAGGCAAGGTCCGATTCTTAAACAATTAAAAAAAGATCAAATTCGATTATATCATGGGTTATCTGGAGAAATGCCAAGAGGAATTGAAAAAACTGAAATTTCAACGGTAGTTACTATTCATGATTTAATTTTCGTTCGTTATCCTAAATTATATTCATTTTTTGATAGAAAGATTCACTTCAATAAATTTAAATATGCTGCGGAAAAGGCAGACAAGGTTATTGCAATTAGTGAACAGACCAAAAACGATATCATTAAATTTTTGAAAGTTGAAGCATCAAAAATTCAAGTAATATATCAAGGGTGTCATTCAGTTTTTAAAGAAAAAGTCTCTGATGATTTTAAGACAAGAGTAAAAGAAAAATTAAATCTACCGGAAAACTTTATTCTGAATGTTGGAACGATTGAAGAAAGAAAAAATTTACTCAGTATTTTAAAAGCTATTAAGGATTTGAATACCGAATTAGTAGTTGTTGGAAGGAAAACTGAATATTATAAAACAATAGAAAATTATATAAATGAGAATAAACTTAATAATAGAGTTCACTTTTTAGAAGGAGTCACATTAAAGGAATTGGCAGCTATTTATCAAATTGGAAATATTTTTATTTACCCGAGTATATTTGAAGGTTTTGGTATTCCAATAATTGAAGCTTTATATTCTAAAACTCCTGTTATTACAACAAAAGGAGGTGTGTTTCCTGAAACGGGCGGACCAAATTCATGTTATGTAAACCCAAATGATTCAGAAGAATTATCTAAAGCTATTGAAGATATTTTAAATGATAAAAGTTTACAGAATGAAATGGCTGACAAAGGTTATACATTTGTACAGAAATTTAATGATGATGTTATTGCCAACAATGTTATGAAACTTTATAGATCTATTTTAGATGAGCGAAGCTAA
- a CDS encoding glycosyltransferase family 2 protein yields the protein MQKHQISAALITFNEESNIARTLEKLSWCDEIVIVDSYSTDSTVDIGKEYGAKVFFKKFEGYGEQKRFLVEQCRNHWILSIDADEVLTDSLINEIKHEFSKETLPYKAYYLNRKHVYLGKVFKYGYLKNTPVLRLFNKNYANFSNKKVHETVVYKGKKGRFKNIFFHYTVDTVEQINYKKNRYATLVSEEYFNKNKKVNLLLLLFKYPLAFFKEYFIRGNILNGYEGYVWSTYIAEYSVLKYLKLRERNKKAKS from the coding sequence ATGCAAAAACACCAAATTAGTGCCGCTCTGATTACTTTCAATGAAGAAAGTAATATTGCTCGTACACTAGAAAAACTTTCTTGGTGTGATGAAATTGTAATTGTAGATTCATATAGTACCGATTCAACAGTTGATATTGGCAAGGAATATGGAGCAAAAGTATTCTTTAAAAAATTTGAAGGATATGGAGAACAAAAACGTTTTTTAGTTGAACAATGTCGAAATCATTGGATTTTATCAATTGATGCTGATGAAGTTCTAACTGATTCATTGATTAATGAAATTAAACATGAATTTTCAAAAGAAACTCTTCCATATAAAGCCTACTATTTAAATAGAAAACATGTTTACTTGGGTAAAGTGTTTAAATATGGTTATTTAAAAAATACACCTGTACTTCGTTTATTCAATAAAAATTATGCCAATTTTTCTAATAAGAAAGTTCATGAAACAGTAGTATACAAAGGTAAAAAAGGACGATTTAAAAATATATTTTTTCATTATACAGTTGATACTGTTGAACAAATAAATTATAAGAAAAATAGATACGCAACTTTAGTATCAGAAGAGTATTTTAATAAAAATAAAAAGGTAAACCTATTATTATTACTTTTTAAATATCCATTAGCATTTTTTAAAGAATATTTTATTCGAGGAAATATTTTAAACGGATATGAAGGTTATGTTTGGAGTACTTATATCGCAGAATATAGCGTTTTAAAATATTTGAAACTAAGAGAAAGGAATAAAAAAGCTAAGTCTTAG
- a CDS encoding CCA tRNA nucleotidyltransferase: protein MPEKYYKEAISNKIFEYITQATEELQLKSYVIGGFVRDFILRRGNAKDIDVVTVGSGIELAQKVASLLPNKPKVQVFKTYGTAMLRYKEIEVEFVGARRESYHEDSRNPEVTTGSLQDDQNRRDFTINALALSLNKESFGKLLDPFGGINDLDNKIIRTPLDPDITYSDDPLRMMRAVRFASQLNFTIEKSSLDAITKNVNRIDIITRERIVEELNKIMASPVPSIGFLLLEKTGLLNKILPELIALKGVEEVEGQTHKDNFYHTLEVVDNISKHTEDIWLRWAALLHDIGKAPTKKFDKRNGWTFHSHEFVGSKMVYKLFKRLKMPLNNKMKFVQKMVLLSSRPIVLASEVTDSAVRRLIFDAGDDIDSLMTLCEADITTKNPKKFRRYHKNFEIVRQKIKEVEERDRIRNFQPPITGEEIMKTFNLKPCREIGQIKEAIKEAILEGIIPNEYEASHKFMFEKAKSLGLEVNLK from the coding sequence ATGCCAGAGAAGTATTACAAAGAAGCAATTTCGAATAAAATATTTGAATACATTACACAAGCTACAGAAGAATTACAACTAAAAAGTTATGTAATTGGTGGTTTTGTAAGAGATTTTATTTTACGAAGAGGCAACGCAAAAGACATTGATGTTGTTACTGTTGGAAGCGGGATTGAATTAGCACAAAAAGTAGCAAGTTTATTACCGAATAAACCAAAAGTTCAAGTTTTTAAAACCTACGGAACGGCAATGTTACGTTACAAAGAAATTGAGGTCGAGTTTGTAGGTGCTCGTCGAGAATCTTACCATGAAGATAGTAGAAATCCAGAAGTTACAACAGGTAGTTTACAAGACGATCAAAATCGTCGAGATTTTACGATTAACGCATTAGCATTAAGTTTAAATAAAGAATCTTTTGGAAAATTATTAGATCCTTTTGGTGGAATTAATGATTTGGACAATAAAATCATTCGAACTCCTCTTGATCCAGATATTACTTATTCAGATGATCCTCTACGTATGATGCGCGCTGTTCGTTTTGCTTCTCAATTGAATTTTACAATTGAAAAAAGCTCATTAGATGCCATTACTAAAAATGTAAATCGTATTGATATCATTACAAGAGAACGAATTGTCGAGGAATTAAATAAAATAATGGCTTCGCCAGTTCCTTCTATCGGATTTTTATTGTTAGAGAAAACAGGTTTATTAAATAAAATTCTACCTGAATTAATCGCTTTGAAAGGAGTAGAAGAAGTAGAAGGGCAAACACATAAAGATAACTTTTATCATACTTTAGAAGTTGTAGATAATATTTCTAAACACACTGAAGATATTTGGTTACGTTGGGCTGCTTTATTACATGATATAGGAAAAGCTCCAACGAAAAAGTTTGATAAAAGAAATGGTTGGACGTTCCATTCTCATGAATTTGTTGGTTCTAAAATGGTATACAAGTTATTTAAGCGCTTAAAAATGCCATTAAATAACAAAATGAAGTTTGTTCAAAAAATGGTCTTATTAAGTTCAAGACCTATAGTATTAGCTTCTGAAGTTACAGATTCTGCTGTACGTCGATTAATTTTTGATGCTGGTGATGATATTGATAGTTTAATGACTTTATGTGAAGCAGATATCACAACTAAAAATCCAAAGAAGTTTAGACGTTATCATAAGAATTTCGAAATCGTTCGTCAGAAAATTAAAGAAGTAGAAGAACGTGATCGTATTCGTAATTTCCAGCCTCCAATCACTGGTGAAGAAATTATGAAAACATTTAACTTAAAACCATGTCGTGAAATCGGACAAATTAAAGAGGCGATTAAAGAAGCAATTTTAGAAGGAATAATTCCAAATGAATATGAAGCTTCTCACAAATTTATGTTTGAAAAGGCAAAAAGTTTAGGGTTAGAAGTTAACTTGAAGTAA
- a CDS encoding glycosyltransferase gives MAKISIIISYYKALDNLKLILEALNNQSSNDFEVIVSEDDNNQDTIEFLEANRKKSKFEILHVNQKIDDGFRKNQMLNKSIKISTTETLVFIDGDCIPHEHFVKAYIENSEENVMLKGRRVMLGQKITENIQKNKTLSPLKGISVFLSDSGKKKEAVYLGNKSLLLTMKDKGLLGCNWGIQKKHLVEVNGFDEDYIRAAVGEDTDIEWRLKRNGIGSKSMKNKAIVYHLHHERSYSNEGVEKNRELLRKKIEADNYVCLNGLEKRS, from the coding sequence ATGGCGAAAATTTCAATTATTATTTCTTATTACAAAGCATTAGATAATTTAAAATTAATCTTAGAAGCACTGAATAATCAGAGTTCAAATGATTTTGAAGTGATTGTTTCAGAAGATGATAATAATCAAGACACTATTGAGTTTTTAGAAGCAAATAGAAAAAAAAGCAAATTTGAAATTCTTCACGTAAATCAGAAGATTGATGATGGTTTTAGAAAAAACCAAATGCTTAATAAGTCAATTAAAATCTCTACCACTGAGACACTTGTTTTTATCGATGGAGATTGTATTCCACATGAACATTTCGTAAAAGCTTATATTGAAAATTCTGAAGAAAATGTAATGTTGAAAGGAAGAAGAGTTATGTTGGGTCAAAAAATTACCGAGAACATTCAAAAAAATAAAACATTATCACCTTTAAAAGGTATATCAGTTTTTCTATCGGATTCGGGGAAGAAAAAAGAAGCTGTTTATTTAGGAAACAAAAGTTTACTTCTAACAATGAAAGATAAAGGCTTACTCGGTTGTAATTGGGGCATTCAAAAGAAACATTTAGTTGAAGTAAACGGTTTTGATGAAGATTACATTCGAGCTGCTGTTGGAGAAGACACTGATATTGAATGGAGACTGAAACGAAACGGAATTGGAAGTAAATCAATGAAAAATAAAGCTATTGTTTACCATTTACATCATGAAAGAAGTTATTCAAATGAAGGAGTTGAAAAAAATAGAGAGTTACTAAGAAAAAAGATTGAAGCCGACAATTATGTTTGTTTAAACGGTCTAGAAAAACGTTCGTAA
- a CDS encoding glycosyltransferase family 4 protein, with protein sequence MKEYLIFNIIYKWKYLLAILKSKFIKIENKTFIDTLVYVAREADKSWIFGTKVRKLSQHSGLNASPYFHAKLRDLPDSDGYYFIYPHYFCRAMRHNPQILRKKNIVMFTHAHYTTSYSKTHIAWCLNLADKVICLNSQVKQDLIEIGIKPEKLEIIHIASDPDFFYSHERNGGDVGFCSNFGERKNPELVYQIIKNMPEKHFHIFGKNWEKFDKFNELKKLQNFTYHNNRDYSEFPDLYAKIDTFVSPSLLEGGPVPILEAMLSNCVPVASKTGFCPDVIKHGENGFLFDLNASHEVVIPLIKKADEIKLNIRETALEYSWENCSKKIDDLFKNA encoded by the coding sequence ATGAAGGAATATTTAATATTCAACATCATCTATAAGTGGAAATATTTATTGGCCATCTTAAAATCTAAATTTATCAAGATTGAAAATAAAACATTTATTGATACTTTAGTTTATGTTGCCAGAGAGGCCGACAAGTCGTGGATTTTTGGAACCAAAGTTCGGAAACTTTCCCAGCATTCAGGTTTAAATGCATCACCCTATTTCCATGCTAAATTGAGAGATTTACCAGATTCAGACGGATATTACTTTATTTACCCTCATTATTTTTGCAGAGCAATGCGGCATAATCCTCAAATTCTGAGGAAGAAAAACATTGTTATGTTTACGCATGCACATTATACCACTTCTTATTCGAAAACTCATATTGCTTGGTGTTTGAACTTAGCTGACAAAGTAATTTGTTTAAACTCTCAAGTAAAACAAGATTTAATTGAAATTGGAATTAAACCAGAAAAATTAGAAATTATACATATTGCCTCTGATCCAGATTTTTTCTATTCACATGAAAGAAATGGCGGAGATGTTGGATTCTGTTCAAATTTTGGAGAACGTAAAAACCCAGAATTAGTTTATCAGATTATTAAAAACATGCCAGAAAAGCACTTCCATATTTTTGGGAAAAATTGGGAAAAATTTGATAAGTTCAATGAACTGAAAAAACTACAAAATTTTACTTACCATAATAATCGAGACTATTCAGAATTTCCAGATTTATATGCAAAAATTGATACGTTTGTCTCTCCATCTCTGTTAGAAGGAGGACCAGTTCCTATTTTAGAAGCTATGCTTTCTAATTGTGTTCCTGTGGCCTCGAAAACAGGTTTTTGTCCAGATGTCATAAAGCATGGAGAAAATGGTTTTTTATTCGATTTAAATGCTTCTCATGAAGTTGTAATTCCTTTGATTAAAAAAGCAGATGAAATCAAATTAAACATCAGAGAAACTGCCTTAGAGTACTCTTGGGAAAACTGTTCAAAAAAGATTGATGACTTGTTTAAAAACGCATAA